A single region of the Acinetobacter sp. WCHA45 genome encodes:
- a CDS encoding DUF2237 family protein has protein sequence MSIHPDPKINRLNVLGEPLSSCCFDPITGYFRNGFCHTAVTDLGQHTMCAQMTSDFLNFSQKVGNDLITPLPEVGFPGLKPGDFWCICVTRWVEAYEAGHAPPIKLNACHNAVLHYVPLNILVEYAV, from the coding sequence ATGTCTATTCATCCTGATCCAAAAATTAATCGTCTAAATGTTCTTGGTGAACCTTTATCTAGTTGTTGCTTTGACCCGATCACGGGCTATTTTCGTAATGGTTTTTGCCATACGGCGGTCACGGACTTAGGTCAGCACACCATGTGCGCGCAAATGACTTCAGATTTCTTAAATTTCTCACAAAAAGTTGGCAATGATTTAATTACGCCTTTACCTGAAGTAGGTTTCCCTGGATTAAAACCAGGTGATTTTTGGTGTATTTGCGTCACACGTTGGGTTGAAGCCTACGAAGCAGGTCATGCCCCACCAATTAAATTGAATGCTTGCCATAATGCTGTTTTGCATTATGTGCCACTGAATATTCTCGTTGAATATGCAGTCTAA
- a CDS encoding MaoC family dehydratase: MNTRHFSQLPKPYLAYPKVIQGLIFKKPKGEKVLPQVEYVVDTLNIDSKHLESYNEICGFKNDGFVPAIYLAVLSQSLQMHMMTSEAFPFAILGLVHIRNQIKQTRKIAVNEQITLSCKFGELQPHDKGLQFDFITTAKVGGEVVMESLTTYLSRQKTEKKASEKSKESKEPAYQPKAEWNISENTGRRYALISGDFNLIHIHAVTAKAFGFKQAIAHGMWSKAKALASIELAAAYEADVWFKLPMYLPSTVEFLTAAESKQTDFLIRNVKSKKPHVAGTVKAL; encoded by the coding sequence ATGAATACACGCCATTTTAGTCAATTACCAAAGCCTTACTTAGCTTATCCAAAAGTTATTCAAGGTTTAATTTTTAAAAAGCCAAAAGGCGAAAAAGTATTACCACAAGTGGAATATGTGGTAGATACGCTTAACATTGATTCAAAACATTTAGAAAGCTATAACGAAATTTGTGGTTTTAAAAATGATGGTTTTGTACCAGCAATTTATCTAGCAGTACTGTCGCAAAGTCTGCAAATGCACATGATGACAAGTGAAGCATTTCCATTTGCGATTTTAGGATTGGTGCATATTCGTAACCAAATCAAGCAAACACGTAAAATCGCTGTAAATGAACAAATTACGTTGTCATGTAAATTTGGCGAACTTCAGCCACATGATAAAGGCTTACAATTCGATTTCATTACAACTGCCAAAGTGGGCGGTGAAGTGGTGATGGAAAGTTTGACGACTTATTTATCACGTCAAAAAACTGAGAAAAAAGCTTCTGAAAAATCGAAAGAATCTAAAGAGCCTGCATATCAGCCAAAAGCTGAATGGAATATTTCTGAGAATACTGGTCGCCGCTATGCATTGATTTCAGGTGATTTTAACTTGATTCATATTCATGCAGTCACAGCTAAAGCATTTGGTTTTAAACAAGCGATTGCTCATGGCATGTGGAGTAAGGCAAAAGCTTTGGCGAGTATTGAGTTAGCCGCTGCTTATGAAGCAGATGTTTGGTTTAAATTGCCGATGTATTTACCATCAACTGTTGAGTTTTTAACAGCTGCCGAATCAAAACAAACTGACTTCTTGATTCGTAACGTTAAATCTAAAAAGCCACATGTTGCGGGAACAGTGAAAGCACTTTAA
- a CDS encoding PD-(D/E)XK nuclease family protein, which produces MNLNISKLLNQVSYELKALELARQKYKKQLAPNFSIFNYIYTDEMMLSRIIADLLNPSGDHAQGHLFLSLFLHQLDLPDDWRNINLDHADITVQTEKTIRNGRRMDIYIHIKIAQQSYGICIENKPFAADGDQQLQDYANEMSFLFPQNWHLVYLSGYGNEPAEHSVKPEILKSWLDQKNFSHITFPDLISWLKQALTECQNDKVIYFIKEFKHYIEKEFLSMNDISEQNHILNIILQDPQHIQATFELLGVKDQLQDSLIHKLEQQLQSAVHQKGWYITDHISRDHWTGLNIFYTQKHKLCFRIEFNHYNYRGFFIGIAKREENLAAPELFHQIHSTISELFPHEKVKQSEWWATYIDQKDIWDWQTHTHVWSMIESGELCQRITQYAELIYQALNQKNLLDEFNLS; this is translated from the coding sequence ATGAATCTCAATATATCTAAACTACTTAATCAAGTTTCCTATGAATTAAAAGCGCTTGAACTAGCACGACAAAAATATAAAAAACAGCTTGCCCCAAATTTTTCAATATTTAATTATATTTATACAGATGAAATGATGCTAAGTAGAATCATTGCTGATTTATTAAACCCAAGTGGTGATCATGCACAGGGGCATCTATTTCTATCCCTATTTCTTCATCAATTGGATTTACCTGATGATTGGAGAAATATTAATTTAGATCATGCAGACATCACTGTACAAACAGAGAAGACGATCAGAAATGGTCGAAGAATGGATATTTATATCCATATTAAAATCGCTCAGCAAAGCTATGGTATCTGTATTGAAAATAAACCATTTGCTGCGGATGGTGATCAACAATTACAAGATTATGCTAATGAAATGAGCTTTCTTTTTCCTCAAAATTGGCATCTTGTCTATTTATCTGGGTATGGTAATGAACCAGCAGAACATAGTGTCAAACCTGAAATCTTAAAATCATGGTTAGACCAGAAAAATTTCAGCCATATTACTTTCCCTGACTTAATTAGCTGGCTAAAACAAGCTTTAACTGAATGTCAAAATGACAAAGTGATTTATTTTATAAAAGAGTTTAAACATTATATTGAAAAGGAATTTTTATCAATGAATGATATTTCAGAACAAAATCATATTTTAAACATAATCTTGCAAGATCCTCAGCATATTCAAGCTACATTTGAGTTATTAGGAGTCAAAGATCAATTACAAGACTCTTTGATTCATAAACTTGAACAACAACTACAGAGTGCTGTCCACCAGAAAGGCTGGTATATTACTGACCATATTTCTCGTGATCACTGGACTGGATTAAATATTTTTTACACACAAAAACATAAGCTATGTTTTAGAATAGAATTTAATCATTATAACTATCGGGGATTTTTTATAGGAATTGCTAAACGAGAGGAAAATCTAGCTGCCCCTGAACTATTCCATCAAATTCATTCAACCATATCAGAACTCTTCCCTCATGAAAAAGTTAAACAAAGTGAATGGTGGGCGACATATATTGATCAAAAAGATATATGGGATTGGCAGACACATACCCATGTTTGGTCAATGATTGAATCAGGCGAATTATGTCAACGTATCACGCAATATGCAGAACTTATTTACCAAGCACTGAATCAGAAAAATTTATTAGATGAATTCAATCTTAGTTAA
- a CDS encoding PP2C family protein-serine/threonine phosphatase, which yields MTDLYYEMQALTWRAKPPIQQDAILIGNKVIQHDGLISKCYLYQKDDDWCAAVSDGVSSSPKAEQASKCVLNSVLQQTQTQQRIHLKQVQDDLSQYLAGNSKTYASSATLAVVTPSSPFGFVNIQHLGDSRVYLFSSHNQYWYALTQDHNFITEMQQNGEAEIKANEQYASFYYMLNHCFCADSLHEVPEFSPKEEYLVVGDALLICSDGVHDVLECNHWKPLMPETPLKTWLLNMKTALHQNHAFDNVSMILIRLTQENQYAK from the coding sequence GTGACTGATCTCTATTATGAAATGCAGGCTTTAACATGGCGAGCAAAACCACCCATTCAACAAGATGCAATCTTGATTGGAAATAAAGTAATTCAGCATGATGGATTGATCAGCAAATGCTATCTTTATCAAAAAGATGATGATTGGTGTGCTGCTGTTTCAGATGGTGTCAGCAGTAGTCCGAAAGCGGAACAGGCATCAAAATGCGTTTTAAACAGTGTTTTACAACAAACCCAAACTCAGCAACGGATTCATTTAAAACAAGTTCAAGATGATTTAAGCCAGTATTTAGCAGGCAACTCAAAGACTTATGCTTCTAGTGCCACTTTGGCAGTCGTTACACCCTCTAGCCCATTTGGATTTGTCAATATTCAGCATTTAGGTGATAGTCGAGTCTACTTATTTAGCAGCCATAATCAATACTGGTATGCCCTGACCCAAGACCATAATTTCATTACAGAAATGCAGCAAAATGGTGAAGCAGAAATTAAAGCAAATGAACAATATGCCAGTTTCTATTACATGCTGAATCATTGTTTTTGTGCAGATTCTTTACATGAAGTTCCCGAATTTTCTCCCAAAGAGGAATATTTGGTTGTGGGAGATGCTCTCTTGATTTGTAGCGATGGTGTGCATGATGTGTTGGAATGCAATCACTGGAAGCCTTTAATGCCTGAAACCCCATTAAAAACATGGTTATTAAATATGAAAACTGCCCTCCATCAAAACCATGCTTTTGATAATGTCAGTATGATTTTGATTCGTCTCACACAGGAAAATCAATATGCAAAATAA
- a CDS encoding acetyl-CoA C-acetyltransferase, giving the protein MSKTTQENPAVENSAQETVSNTSKATSTPSKSADATPKAASTTTKTTRPRSTSRSTKSTASSTSTKAATAKTTKPSVQQDKTMSQNTVRRVAIIGGNRIPFARSNGAYFTASNMDMFTAALNGLVERFNLQGQRLGEVVAGAVLKHSRDFNMTRECVLNTQLAPETPAYDIQQACGTGLQAAFLVANKIALGQIEVGIAGGVDTTSDAPIALGDGLRKALLELNIAKTGKDRLKALKKINVKDLMDAPKNGEPRTGLSMGDHQAITALEWGISREDQDALAASSHQKMAKAYEEGFFDDLITPFLGLSRDNNLRADSTAEKLAKLKPVFGKGEAATMTAGNSTPLTDGASCVLLASEEWAKANGHEVLAYLTFTETAAVDFVGKKEGLLMAPAYAVPRMLERAGLKLQDFDYYEIHEAFASQVLSTLKAWEDEKFCKERLGLDAPLGSIDRSKLNVKGSSLAAGHPFAATGGRIIATAAKILNQKGSGRILVSICAAGGQGVTAIIEK; this is encoded by the coding sequence ATGAGCAAAACAACTCAAGAAAATCCAGCAGTCGAGAATTCTGCTCAAGAGACTGTGTCAAATACATCAAAAGCAACTTCTACTCCAAGTAAAAGTGCTGACGCAACTCCTAAAGCAGCAAGTACGACAACTAAAACGACTCGTCCTCGTTCTACCAGTCGTAGTACAAAAAGCACTGCTTCTTCTACATCTACAAAAGCAGCAACAGCTAAAACAACCAAACCTTCTGTTCAACAGGATAAAACCATGAGCCAAAACACTGTTCGCCGTGTTGCCATTATTGGCGGTAACCGTATTCCATTCGCTCGTTCAAACGGCGCATATTTCACTGCCTCAAACATGGATATGTTCACCGCAGCATTAAACGGCTTAGTTGAGCGTTTTAACCTACAAGGCCAACGTTTAGGTGAAGTGGTTGCAGGTGCGGTATTAAAACACAGCCGTGACTTCAACATGACTCGTGAGTGTGTTTTAAATACTCAGCTTGCACCAGAAACTCCAGCTTATGACATTCAACAGGCATGTGGTACTGGCTTACAGGCAGCTTTCCTTGTTGCAAACAAAATTGCTTTGGGTCAAATCGAAGTGGGTATTGCAGGTGGTGTTGATACCACATCTGATGCACCGATTGCATTGGGTGACGGTTTACGTAAAGCTTTGCTTGAGCTGAACATCGCTAAAACAGGTAAAGATCGCCTTAAAGCATTGAAAAAAATCAATGTTAAAGATTTGATGGATGCACCGAAAAATGGTGAGCCACGTACAGGTCTTTCAATGGGTGACCATCAGGCAATTACTGCTCTTGAGTGGGGCATTAGCCGTGAAGATCAAGATGCTTTAGCAGCTTCTTCTCATCAAAAAATGGCAAAAGCATACGAAGAAGGTTTCTTCGATGACTTAATCACACCGTTCTTAGGTTTAAGCCGTGACAACAACTTACGTGCTGACTCAACTGCTGAGAAATTAGCAAAATTAAAACCAGTATTTGGTAAAGGCGAAGCTGCAACAATGACAGCGGGTAACTCTACTCCACTTACTGACGGTGCTTCATGCGTACTTTTAGCTTCTGAAGAGTGGGCTAAAGCAAATGGTCACGAAGTTCTTGCTTACTTGACGTTCACTGAAACTGCTGCGGTTGATTTCGTGGGTAAAAAAGAAGGCTTATTGATGGCTCCTGCTTATGCAGTTCCACGTATGCTTGAGCGTGCTGGTCTTAAACTTCAAGATTTCGACTACTACGAAATCCACGAAGCGTTTGCATCACAAGTACTTTCTACTTTGAAAGCTTGGGAAGATGAGAAGTTCTGTAAAGAGCGCTTAGGCTTAGATGCACCTTTAGGTTCAATTGATCGTAGCAAATTAAACGTTAAAGGTTCTTCTTTAGCTGCGGGTCACCCATTCGCTGCAACTGGTGGTCGTATCATCGCGACTGCTGCGAAAATCTTAAACCAAAAAGGTTCAGGTCGTATCTTAGTTTCGATCTGTGCTGCTGGCGGTCAAGGTGTAACAGCAATTATTGAAAAATAA
- a CDS encoding Maf family protein: MNQFELILASSSQTRKDLMDRLRLNYRCISPDIDESAMGELHADDLAKRLAFQKARVIAELNPNAIIIGSDQVAWREHAPYDFIGKPLSVENAIQQLQENSGKIVFFSTALSVQHLRSGFERTLVEHYQVKFRQLTLAEIERYIEIDQPLHCAGSFKCESLGISLFEKMVGDDQTTLMGLPMIQLCKILRQFGINVP, from the coding sequence ATGAATCAGTTTGAATTGATTTTGGCATCGAGCAGCCAAACCCGTAAAGACTTGATGGATCGTTTACGATTGAACTATCGCTGTATTTCACCTGATATTGATGAATCTGCAATGGGCGAATTACATGCCGATGATTTAGCCAAGCGTCTTGCTTTTCAGAAAGCACGAGTTATTGCTGAACTGAATCCAAATGCGATTATCATTGGTTCTGATCAAGTCGCTTGGCGTGAACACGCGCCGTATGACTTTATTGGTAAACCTTTGAGTGTTGAAAATGCGATTCAGCAGTTACAAGAAAACTCAGGGAAAATCGTGTTTTTTAGCACCGCTCTCAGTGTTCAGCATTTACGATCAGGGTTTGAAAGAACTCTGGTTGAGCATTATCAAGTGAAATTTCGCCAACTGACGCTTGCTGAAATTGAGCGTTATATCGAGATTGATCAACCTTTACATTGCGCAGGTAGTTTTAAGTGTGAAAGCTTAGGGATTAGCTTATTTGAGAAAATGGTGGGTGATGATCAAACTACGTTGATGGGTTTGCCGATGATTCAGCTTTGTAAAATTTTACGCCAGTTTGGGATAAATGTTCCTTGA
- a CDS encoding serine hydrolase domain-containing protein produces the protein MIKEILFADTHNYHGKVDHRFIDLATQFSRLQDARSHQGGAALVVYFQGQKVVDIFTGKKSQEQDWQSDTLAMCYSTGKGILATLAHILVSEGLLDYDQPIAYYWPEFSQNGKANITLRHVLSHQSGLFDIRNVIDTATEMLDWSHMLELMAAATPRFAAGQSLAYQPLTYGWLVGGVIEKAAKQPLSWLMQRYLVQPLGLDGAYFGVPASELDRVARLLEKPKKSSAPKPQVKKTDQPRKVSLSEKLLELSGQSPQDFQDAMIPKGMRNFSFYSDAGLQAVIPAANGVFTADSLAKVYAMLANQGQWNGQQLIRPEVFKQLSTVQSKARDRVMPIPMHWRLGYHRILTMGKRSPHGFGHMGFNGSGAWCDPDRELSFAYTHNFSTTSATGDYRLWGLSQETLRCADEILTGRKGWF, from the coding sequence TTGATTAAAGAGATTTTATTTGCCGATACGCATAACTATCATGGCAAGGTTGATCATCGTTTTATTGACCTAGCGACCCAATTCAGTCGTTTGCAAGATGCGAGAAGCCATCAAGGTGGCGCTGCATTGGTGGTATATTTCCAAGGTCAGAAAGTTGTTGATATTTTTACTGGTAAAAAATCTCAAGAACAAGATTGGCAATCTGATACTTTGGCAATGTGTTATTCGACAGGCAAAGGAATTTTAGCAACGCTTGCACATATTTTAGTAAGTGAAGGCTTACTGGATTATGATCAGCCTATTGCATATTATTGGCCTGAGTTTTCCCAAAATGGTAAAGCCAATATTACATTACGTCATGTTTTATCGCATCAAAGTGGTTTATTTGATATCCGCAATGTGATTGATACAGCAACAGAAATGTTGGATTGGTCGCATATGTTAGAGCTAATGGCGGCTGCTACACCACGTTTTGCAGCAGGACAAAGTTTGGCTTATCAACCGCTGACTTATGGTTGGCTCGTAGGTGGGGTCATTGAAAAAGCGGCGAAACAGCCTTTAAGTTGGTTAATGCAACGTTATTTGGTGCAACCACTTGGGTTGGATGGCGCATATTTTGGCGTGCCTGCTTCTGAGCTGGATCGGGTTGCTCGTTTGCTGGAAAAACCTAAAAAATCATCTGCACCAAAGCCACAAGTTAAAAAAACTGATCAACCACGTAAAGTATCATTATCAGAAAAATTACTAGAACTTTCTGGGCAAAGTCCTCAAGATTTTCAGGATGCCATGATTCCAAAAGGCATGCGTAATTTTAGCTTTTATAGCGATGCTGGTTTACAAGCCGTCATTCCAGCGGCAAATGGTGTCTTTACCGCAGATAGTCTGGCTAAAGTTTATGCCATGCTTGCTAATCAAGGGCAGTGGAATGGTCAACAATTGATTCGTCCAGAAGTATTTAAGCAACTGAGTACAGTACAAAGCAAAGCACGTGATCGGGTGATGCCAATTCCAATGCATTGGCGTTTGGGTTATCACCGTATTTTAACGATGGGTAAGCGTTCACCACATGGCTTTGGCCATATGGGTTTTAATGGTTCAGGTGCATGGTGTGATCCTGACCGTGAACTCAGTTTCGCTTATACGCATAATTTTAGTACCACTTCTGCAACAGGCGATTATCGTTTATGGGGCTTGAGTCAGGAAACCTTGCGTTGTGCTGATGAAATATTGACGGGTAGAAAAGGCTGGTTTTAA
- a CDS encoding 3-oxoacyl-ACP reductase, protein MTDQYQAFTQSPLGKFVVKNLGLPSPVSLDRFESAQPVVNGAVLLGAAPSSTISAAIAQVLSNIHADSYVGNNVELQQTAAKVGLNLRPLNADDKESKFKAVVFDASGIQDSEQLKALYNFFNPIARQISSSGRVIVIGTTPETAKTVKQAIAQRALEGFVKSVGKEFKKGITAQVVYVDQGAEANLESTLRFLISPRSAYVSGQVIRISKAETVKLDWAKPLAGKTALVTGASRGIGEAIAQVLARDGAHVICLDVPQQQADLERVAGSIGGSVLAIDITAADAGEKIKTAAAKQGGLDVIVHNAGITRDKTLANMKPELWDLVININLSAIERVNDYLLSNDGLNANGRIVCVSSISGIAGNLGQTNYAVSKAGVIGLVKFTAPTLKNGITINAVAPGFIETQMTAAIPFAIREAGRRMNSMNQGGLPVDVAEAIAWYASTGSTGVTGNVVRVCGQSLLGA, encoded by the coding sequence ATGACCGATCAATACCAAGCATTTACACAATCACCTTTGGGTAAATTTGTTGTAAAAAATTTAGGTTTACCATCACCAGTTAGCTTAGATCGTTTTGAAAGTGCCCAACCTGTTGTAAATGGTGCCGTATTGCTTGGCGCAGCACCTTCAAGCACAATTTCTGCTGCGATTGCTCAAGTTCTTAGCAATATCCATGCAGATAGCTACGTAGGCAATAATGTTGAATTACAACAAACTGCTGCAAAAGTAGGTTTAAACCTTCGCCCTTTAAATGCAGATGATAAAGAATCTAAGTTTAAAGCGGTCGTATTTGATGCTTCAGGTATTCAAGATTCTGAACAGTTAAAAGCGTTGTATAACTTCTTTAATCCAATCGCACGTCAAATCTCAAGTTCTGGTCGTGTAATTGTAATTGGTACAACACCTGAAACAGCTAAAACCGTAAAACAAGCGATTGCTCAACGTGCGCTTGAAGGTTTTGTGAAGTCTGTTGGTAAAGAATTCAAAAAGGGTATCACTGCTCAAGTGGTTTATGTAGATCAAGGTGCTGAAGCAAACTTAGAGTCTACTTTACGTTTCTTAATTTCACCACGTTCTGCTTATGTATCTGGTCAAGTGATCCGTATTTCTAAAGCAGAAACAGTGAAATTAGATTGGGCTAAGCCACTTGCGGGTAAAACCGCACTCGTAACAGGTGCAAGCCGTGGTATCGGTGAAGCAATTGCACAAGTATTGGCACGTGATGGCGCACATGTGATTTGCTTAGATGTTCCTCAACAACAAGCTGATCTTGAGCGTGTTGCGGGTTCAATTGGCGGTTCAGTATTGGCAATCGATATTACTGCTGCTGACGCTGGCGAGAAAATCAAAACTGCTGCGGCTAAACAAGGCGGTTTGGATGTCATCGTTCACAATGCAGGTATTACTCGTGACAAAACTTTGGCAAACATGAAGCCAGAGCTTTGGGATCTAGTCATCAACATTAACTTGTCTGCAATTGAACGTGTTAATGATTACTTACTTTCTAATGATGGTTTAAATGCAAATGGTCGTATCGTTTGTGTATCATCGATCAGTGGTATCGCGGGTAACTTGGGTCAAACCAACTATGCAGTGTCTAAAGCAGGCGTAATTGGTTTGGTTAAATTTACTGCACCAACATTGAAGAATGGTATTACGATCAACGCGGTTGCACCAGGCTTCATTGAAACTCAAATGACTGCTGCGATTCCATTTGCGATTCGTGAAGCTGGTCGCCGTATGAACTCAATGAACCAGGGTGGTTTACCTGTAGATGTTGCTGAAGCAATTGCTTGGTATGCTTCTACTGGTTCAACAGGTGTGACAGGCAACGTTGTTCGCGTATGCGGTCAAAGCTTGTTGGGCGCTTAA
- a CDS encoding nitroreductase — MTDSNIETIHQNIHQRQSIGQLIEPAPNTKQLEKAVQAALTAPDHHRLKPTRFVVVTPEQRAAFGEFLANALADMGENDPAQLERVKHHPFRAPLLVLALTTIQDHPKVPNFEQILSTGAAIQNFLLSLQAQGFASMWRSGAVVESNWLKQQLGLKEQDLISGIIYIGTAAKTIAPRAEIESQDFLKIWQQV, encoded by the coding sequence ATGACGGACTCAAATATAGAGACAATTCATCAAAATATTCATCAACGTCAATCTATTGGGCAATTAATTGAGCCAGCACCGAATACAAAACAACTCGAAAAAGCGGTACAAGCAGCATTAACTGCACCCGATCATCATCGTTTAAAACCAACACGTTTTGTGGTTGTAACACCTGAGCAACGAGCGGCTTTTGGTGAGTTTTTAGCAAATGCTTTAGCTGATATGGGCGAAAATGACCCTGCACAATTAGAAAGAGTGAAGCATCATCCATTTCGCGCGCCACTTTTGGTTTTAGCACTTACGACAATTCAGGATCATCCGAAAGTCCCGAATTTTGAACAAATTTTAAGTACGGGTGCAGCCATTCAGAACTTTTTATTGTCTTTGCAAGCACAAGGTTTTGCGAGTATGTGGCGTTCTGGTGCAGTTGTAGAATCTAATTGGCTTAAACAACAGTTGGGCTTAAAAGAGCAAGATTTGATTTCTGGTATTATTTATATTGGAACAGCTGCTAAAACGATTGCACCTCGTGCAGAAATAGAGAGTCAAGATTTTTTAAAAATATGGCAACAAGTTTAA
- a CDS encoding DNA translocase FtsK has protein sequence MQNNEDLLQQAILFVQEVEHISVSSLQRKFLIGYQQANKLLECLIENKICAVDFTPHYGHLVYKQGVSDAKNT, from the coding sequence ATGCAAAATAATGAGGATTTATTACAACAGGCAATTTTATTTGTTCAAGAAGTCGAACACATTTCTGTTTCAAGCTTACAAAGAAAATTTTTAATCGGTTATCAACAGGCGAATAAGTTACTCGAGTGTTTGATTGAAAATAAAATTTGTGCAGTAGATTTTACACCTCATTATGGTCATTTAGTTTACAAGCAAGGAGTTTCTGATGCCAAGAATACTTAA
- a CDS encoding phosphoglycerate kinase, translating into MNFQRMTDLDLAGKRVLIREDLNVPVKNGEITSDARLRAALPTIKAALDKGAAVMVFSHLGRPVEGEPKPEQSLAPVAAYLSTALGQDVKLFTDYLDGVEVEAGQVVLLENVRFNHGEKKNNEELAQKYAALCDVFVMDAFGTAHRAEASTEGVARFAKVAAAGPLLAAELDALGRAMQTPEKPMVAIVAGSKVSTKLDVLNSLSTICDQLIVGGGIANTFLAAAGFNVGKSLYEADLVETAKQIAAKVSVPLPTDVVVADASQIDFGDFLGSLANAQAIVKKVEDVADTDMILDVGPETAKAFAEILKTSKTILWNGPVGVFEVDQFGEGTKALSLAIAESAGFSIAGGGDTLAAIDKYEVADQIGYISTGGGAFLEFVEGKTLPAVAVLLERA; encoded by the coding sequence ATGAATTTTCAGCGCATGACTGACCTTGATTTAGCAGGTAAACGTGTTCTTATTCGTGAAGACTTAAACGTTCCTGTAAAAAATGGGGAAATTACCAGCGATGCACGTTTACGTGCTGCATTACCAACAATCAAAGCTGCGTTAGATAAAGGCGCTGCGGTAATGGTATTTTCTCATCTTGGTCGTCCTGTAGAGGGTGAGCCAAAGCCAGAACAATCACTTGCACCAGTTGCAGCTTATTTAAGCACTGCTTTAGGTCAGGATGTTAAATTATTTACTGATTATTTAGATGGCGTTGAGGTTGAAGCGGGTCAAGTGGTATTACTTGAAAATGTACGTTTCAATCATGGCGAAAAGAAAAATAACGAAGAGCTTGCACAAAAATATGCAGCACTTTGTGATGTATTTGTTATGGATGCATTTGGTACTGCTCATCGTGCAGAAGCGTCAACAGAAGGTGTAGCACGTTTTGCAAAAGTTGCTGCTGCTGGTCCGTTATTAGCTGCTGAATTAGATGCGCTCGGTCGAGCAATGCAAACACCTGAAAAACCAATGGTAGCAATTGTTGCGGGTTCTAAAGTTTCAACTAAATTAGATGTATTGAACTCACTTTCTACAATCTGCGATCAATTAATCGTAGGTGGTGGTATTGCGAATACTTTCCTTGCAGCAGCGGGCTTCAATGTAGGTAAATCACTTTATGAAGCTGATTTGGTAGAAACTGCAAAACAAATCGCTGCTAAAGTAAGCGTTCCATTACCAACAGATGTCGTTGTGGCTGATGCAAGTCAAATTGATTTTGGTGACTTCCTAGGTTCTTTAGCAAACGCACAAGCAATTGTTAAAAAAGTAGAAGATGTTGCTGATACTGACATGATTTTAGATGTTGGTCCTGAAACAGCGAAAGCATTTGCTGAGATCTTAAAAACATCTAAAACAATCCTTTGGAATGGTCCAGTAGGTGTGTTTGAGGTAGATCAGTTTGGTGAAGGTACTAAAGCGCTTTCATTAGCAATTGCTGAATCTGCAGGTTTTTCAATTGCGGGCGGTGGTGACACACTTGCTGCGATTGATAAATACGAAGTTGCAGATCAAATCGGTTATATCTCGACAGGTGGTGGTGCTTTCTTGGAGTTTGTGGAAGGTAAAACTTTACCAGCTGTTGCCGTTTTACTTGAGCGTGCATAG